The proteins below are encoded in one region of Segatella copri:
- a CDS encoding ATP-binding protein, producing MANNEYRKLPIGIQSFNKIREENYLYVDKTDIIWDLANKGRRYNYLSRPRRFGKSVLIDTLQCYFEGRKELFEGLKIMDLEKDWKAYPVIRLDMSRGGANAETLRSYLNLRFGYYEEKYVITPDPTAQLADRFDAIITTAYKQTGLKVAILIDEYDSPLQHSWKTPEHEACTEVYREVFAILKADDEYERLVFITGITKFTQISLFSVLNNLTNISFLPEYAAICGITEEEIKENFKPELEKMAEVNGWTLQETHDKLKDYYDGYHFSRRNMVDIYNPFSLINALDTQDLNSYWASSGATSMLPKFIKDAELRLPDFEDCMILRNTLETSDVTGGGPELFLYQSGYLTIKSCVGNVYHLGFPNEEVKQALYECVLPALTMRQEADTQSLQAQLYQYLEYKELDKAMKALKALVADVPYSNKKLASMDMEERYRLIISTILNAIGLKVEVEHMLSTGRIDLIVKTTHHIYVIELKLRNNGGKEAAIKQIQDQQYLEPFKADKREVVGLGIELDEEGKGVLDWEMVNEE from the coding sequence ATGGCAAACAATGAATACAGAAAGCTGCCTATAGGCATACAATCTTTCAACAAGATAAGAGAAGAAAACTATCTCTATGTTGATAAGACTGACATCATTTGGGATTTGGCGAACAAAGGTAGAAGGTATAATTACTTGAGCCGTCCTCGCCGATTCGGAAAGTCTGTGCTCATTGATACGTTACAATGTTACTTCGAAGGAAGAAAGGAACTCTTCGAAGGGCTCAAAATCATGGACTTGGAGAAGGATTGGAAGGCATATCCCGTGATTCGACTCGACATGAGCCGTGGAGGCGCCAATGCAGAAACCTTGCGTTCATACCTGAATCTGCGATTCGGATACTACGAAGAGAAGTATGTCATCACTCCCGACCCTACCGCCCAGCTTGCCGACCGCTTTGATGCCATCATTACGACGGCATACAAACAGACGGGCTTGAAGGTTGCCATCCTCATCGACGAATATGACTCTCCACTCCAGCACTCCTGGAAAACCCCGGAACACGAAGCATGTACCGAGGTATATCGTGAAGTCTTTGCCATTTTAAAGGCCGATGATGAATACGAGCGTCTGGTCTTTATCACAGGCATCACTAAGTTTACGCAGATTTCCCTTTTCTCCGTGCTCAACAATCTAACCAACATCAGTTTCCTCCCTGAATATGCAGCCATCTGCGGCATCACTGAGGAGGAGATAAAAGAGAACTTCAAGCCTGAACTTGAAAAAATGGCAGAGGTAAACGGATGGACTTTGCAGGAAACCCACGACAAACTGAAGGACTACTACGACGGTTACCATTTCAGTCGCCGAAACATGGTTGACATCTACAATCCTTTCAGCCTCATCAATGCGCTTGACACCCAGGATCTCAACAGTTATTGGGCATCATCGGGAGCCACATCCATGCTGCCGAAGTTCATCAAGGATGCAGAGTTGCGCCTACCGGATTTTGAGGATTGCATGATTCTCCGCAACACATTGGAGACTTCCGATGTTACTGGCGGAGGTCCAGAACTCTTCTTATATCAATCAGGTTATCTCACCATCAAATCGTGCGTAGGAAATGTCTATCACTTAGGCTTCCCAAACGAAGAGGTAAAACAGGCGCTCTACGAATGCGTACTGCCTGCATTGACCATGCGACAAGAGGCTGATACGCAGTCTCTGCAAGCGCAGTTGTACCAATATTTGGAATATAAAGAGTTAGACAAGGCGATGAAAGCGCTCAAAGCATTGGTTGCCGACGTACCTTACAGCAACAAGAAGTTGGCATCCATGGATATGGAAGAGCGTTACCGACTGATCATCAGTACCATCTTGAATGCCATCGGTTTGAAGGTGGAAGTAGAGCACATGCTTTCTACTGGTAGAATCGACCTCATTGTCAAAACAACTCATCACATCTACGTAATAGAGTTGAAGTTAAGAAACAATGGTGGCAAGGAAGCTGCCATCAAGCAAATTCAAGACCAACAATACCTGGAGCCTTTCAAGGCCGACAAGCGAGAGGTAGTAGGCTTAGGCATAGAACTAGACGAAGAAGGCAAAGGCGTTTTGGATTGGGAAATGGTAAATGAAGAATAA
- the aat gene encoding leucyl/phenylalanyl-tRNA--protein transferase, translating into MILQIDDTADEIYFPDPHYGDEDGCFAIGGDLSIDRLLLAYSNGIFPWYSFRDQPEILWFCPMKRFVIFPDEIHISHSMRTLMRKNRYSVGINEDFDGVIRGCSKTNGRYWEDGAWLGENIIQAFTALHKQGFAASVEVWDNETDELVGGLYGVTIGKVFIGESMFSRVPSASKIALIFLARYLQEHGGKMIDCQLETPHLKSMGGRYISYEEYMKIMNEE; encoded by the coding sequence ATGATATTACAGATAGATGATACTGCAGACGAGATTTATTTTCCCGATCCGCATTATGGCGATGAGGATGGATGCTTTGCGATTGGTGGCGATTTGAGTATCGACCGCCTGTTGCTGGCTTATAGCAATGGCATCTTTCCCTGGTATAGTTTCCGTGACCAGCCTGAAATACTCTGGTTCTGTCCGATGAAGCGTTTCGTCATCTTCCCTGATGAAATCCACATCAGTCATTCTATGCGTACCCTGATGAGGAAGAACCGATACAGCGTAGGAATCAACGAAGATTTCGATGGCGTGATACGGGGATGCAGCAAGACCAACGGACGGTATTGGGAAGATGGCGCATGGCTGGGCGAGAACATCATCCAGGCATTTACTGCCCTCCATAAGCAGGGCTTTGCGGCGAGCGTAGAGGTATGGGATAATGAAACCGATGAACTGGTGGGGGGACTTTATGGTGTCACCATCGGCAAGGTTTTTATCGGAGAAAGCATGTTCTCCAGGGTTCCGTCAGCTTCTAAGATTGCCCTCATCTTCCTTGCCAGATACTTGCAGGAGCACGGTGGAAAGATGATAGATTGTCAGTTGGAGACTCCTCATCTCAAATCGATGGGTGGCAGATATATTTCTTACGAGGAATATATGAAGATTATGAACGAAGAATAA
- a CDS encoding AAA family ATPase, with protein MKQARFFDHEFVMPEHMLLALLRQYAFCQALQEEGVDSLKMHEDLVGWLAKQERVPETIKYLPEPSSLFKTMFGTACALAAAADRQLVNVPHFVQAMFGLQNSEAAFLLCKNVGDRQGEFLASVDSYYPIGEDTGEAGMGMGADFDDDDYANEYDDDEEEGRRQVVQDWHQLVTCISDKVEEHNPLIGREQELDRTIQVLCRAEKNNPLHIGEAGVGKTALVYGLAKLINENQVPERLKGARIYGMDMGQMLAGAQYRGDFEKRIKMVMEGAVKEGNTIIYIDEIHNMIGAGRGSDGGPDASNMLKQYLEAGDIRFIGSTTYEEYNRYMAQSKGIVRRFQQIDIKEPTEEEAIKILEGLQYKYNKFHNVTYRKDALEYAVRASAKYISNRCLPDKAIDLMDEAGAYLEVHPVESRQRSYVTKSIIQQILIKVCKIDAAAMKDENNDALATLRQRILDKIYGQDKAVDKVVEAVMMAKAGLTDDDKPLASLLFVGPTGVGKTEVARQLAKELGIELVRFDMSEYTEKHTVAKLIGSPAGYVGYEDGGLLTDAIRKTPNCVLLLDEIEKAHSDIYNILLQVMDYARLTDNKGQKADFRNVILIMTSNAGAQYASRASVGFNGNVSRGEAMLAQVKKTFKPEFINRLSDMVVFNDMDKHMAELILAKKLRQLDAKLAAKGVTVTLTDAAREQLLKWGFTKEYGAREMDRVIGNRLKPILMKALLFGKLKKSGKAHVDFDGKELVINY; from the coding sequence ATGAAGCAAGCCCGGTTCTTCGACCACGAGTTCGTGATGCCCGAGCACATGCTGCTGGCGTTGCTCAGGCAGTATGCATTCTGTCAGGCGCTGCAGGAAGAAGGCGTAGACAGCCTCAAAATGCACGAAGACTTGGTGGGATGGCTCGCCAAGCAGGAGCGTGTGCCTGAAACCATCAAGTATCTGCCTGAGCCGTCATCGCTCTTCAAAACCATGTTTGGAACGGCGTGCGCCCTGGCTGCTGCTGCCGACAGACAGCTGGTGAATGTACCCCATTTTGTGCAGGCGATGTTTGGCTTGCAGAATTCAGAAGCCGCCTTCCTGCTGTGCAAGAATGTGGGCGACCGGCAGGGCGAGTTCCTGGCGAGCGTTGACAGTTATTATCCTATTGGAGAAGACACTGGAGAGGCTGGCATGGGCATGGGAGCAGACTTTGATGATGACGATTATGCCAACGAGTATGATGACGACGAGGAAGAAGGCAGAAGACAGGTTGTACAGGATTGGCATCAGCTGGTTACCTGTATTTCTGACAAGGTAGAAGAGCACAATCCGCTCATCGGAAGAGAACAGGAACTGGACAGAACCATCCAGGTGCTCTGCCGTGCCGAGAAGAACAATCCGCTCCACATCGGAGAAGCCGGAGTCGGCAAGACAGCTCTGGTCTATGGTCTCGCCAAACTCATCAACGAAAACCAGGTTCCTGAACGCCTCAAGGGGGCTCGCATCTACGGCATGGATATGGGACAGATGCTTGCCGGTGCCCAATATCGCGGCGACTTCGAGAAACGCATCAAGATGGTGATGGAGGGAGCCGTGAAGGAAGGCAATACCATTATCTACATCGATGAGATTCATAATATGATAGGTGCCGGTCGTGGCTCAGATGGCGGACCTGATGCATCCAATATGCTGAAGCAATATCTGGAGGCAGGCGATATCCGTTTCATCGGTTCTACCACCTACGAGGAATATAACCGTTACATGGCTCAGAGCAAGGGCATCGTGCGCCGGTTCCAGCAGATAGATATCAAGGAACCTACCGAGGAGGAGGCTATCAAAATATTGGAGGGCTTGCAGTATAAATACAACAAGTTCCACAATGTAACCTATCGCAAGGACGCCCTGGAATATGCCGTCCGTGCCAGCGCCAAATATATCAGCAACCGCTGTCTGCCTGATAAGGCCATCGACCTGATGGATGAGGCGGGTGCTTATCTGGAGGTGCATCCGGTAGAATCTCGCCAGCGCTCTTATGTTACCAAGTCTATCATCCAGCAGATTCTGATTAAAGTCTGCAAGATTGATGCGGCTGCGATGAAAGATGAGAATAACGATGCTTTGGCTACGCTCCGTCAGCGCATACTCGACAAGATTTACGGTCAGGACAAGGCTGTAGACAAGGTGGTTGAGGCTGTGATGATGGCAAAGGCGGGATTGACAGATGATGACAAACCATTGGCTTCGCTCCTCTTCGTGGGACCTACCGGAGTAGGAAAAACCGAGGTGGCACGGCAGTTGGCCAAGGAACTCGGCATCGAACTGGTACGCTTCGATATGAGTGAATATACCGAGAAGCATACCGTGGCAAAACTCATCGGTTCGCCAGCCGGATACGTGGGTTATGAGGATGGAGGACTTCTGACCGATGCCATCCGCAAGACGCCAAACTGTGTACTCCTGCTCGACGAGATAGAGAAGGCGCATAGCGATATCTACAACATCCTGCTCCAGGTAATGGACTATGCCCGTCTGACTGATAACAAGGGCCAGAAGGCTGATTTCCGTAACGTGATTCTCATCATGACCTCAAATGCCGGAGCGCAATATGCTTCACGGGCTAGCGTAGGTTTCAATGGGAACGTAAGTCGTGGCGAAGCGATGCTGGCACAGGTGAAGAAGACTTTCAAGCCTGAGTTTATCAACCGACTTTCCGACATGGTGGTGTTCAACGATATGGATAAGCACATGGCAGAACTGATTCTTGCCAAGAAACTTCGTCAACTCGATGCGAAACTGGCAGCAAAGGGAGTTACCGTAACGTTAACCGATGCTGCGCGCGAACAGTTGCTGAAATGGGGCTTTACCAAGGAATATGGTGCCCGCGAGATGGACCGTGTCATCGGTAACCGCCTGAAACCGATCCTGATGAAGGCGCTGCTCTTCGGCAAACTCAAGAAGAGTGGCAAGGCGCATGTCGACTTTGACGGAAAGGAACTGGTGATTAATTATTAG
- a CDS encoding ATP-dependent Clp protease adaptor ClpS: MAQEQTAIRERQKTRLKEPGRYVVMMFNDDFTPMDFVVEILESIFFKSQAEAEAIMLKVHHEEKAVVGTYSYDIAKSKVEKAMEKARTQKFPLKLTYMPE; the protein is encoded by the coding sequence ATGGCTCAAGAACAAACAGCAATTCGTGAACGCCAGAAAACCAGGCTCAAGGAGCCGGGGCGTTACGTGGTAATGATGTTCAACGATGACTTCACACCGATGGACTTCGTGGTAGAAATCCTCGAATCCATCTTCTTCAAGTCGCAGGCTGAGGCTGAAGCAATCATGCTCAAGGTTCATCACGAAGAAAAAGCCGTGGTGGGCACCTACAGCTATGACATCGCCAAGAGTAAAGTGGAGAAAGCGATGGAGAAAGCCCGTACGCAGAAGTTTCCGCTTAAACTCACTTATATGCCGGAATAG
- a CDS encoding heavy metal translocating P-type ATPase gives MKSKLFLIGATIILLIIAVFIEKEYSLATWQLLLVYLIPYLLIGHETLGEAAEGIAKGDMFNENFLMAIATIGALCIGFFPGSDTEFPEAVFVMLFFQVGELFEGYAEGKSRDSISHLMNIRPDVANVERNGKVESVSPEDVKIGETIVIRPGEKVPLDGTVVEGNSALNTIALTGESMPRDLNEGDTIMSGCINLSGVVRVRTTKSFGESTVSKIISLVESADKNKSKSEAFITRFARVYTPIVVFAAIALAVIPPFLAATGIVGEGTFGENFPLWLNRALIFLVVSCPCALVISVPLTFFGGIGGASRNGILIKGSNYMDALAKVGTVVFDKTGTLTHGEFAVAAVHVDDSCPDHSSHDADNIHIGEYSDKEKILLHLAAHAEHFTTHPIGAALRTAFPQEATDGCEVTDVEEIAGQGIRAKVNGKVVFVGNKKMMESIGAQWHDCNQVGTIIHVAIDGKYAGHIVINDTLKGGSAHAIRELKELGIEKTVMLTGDRREVGKDVAHKLGLDECRAELLPTDKVSHVEQLLKTKPAGKTLAYVGDGINDAPVLKRADVGIAMGGLGSDAAIEAADVVLMDDDPRKIALAVKIARRTIHIAHENVIFAIGVKVAVLILATIGLGTMWMAVFADVGVTVLAVLNAMRSLGKNRLFYR, from the coding sequence TTGAAATCCAAACTCTTTCTGATAGGAGCAACCATCATCCTCCTGATTATCGCTGTTTTCATCGAAAAGGAATACAGTCTGGCAACCTGGCAGTTGCTCCTCGTCTATCTCATTCCTTATTTATTGATAGGACATGAGACGCTGGGCGAAGCTGCAGAAGGTATTGCCAAGGGCGATATGTTTAACGAAAACTTTCTGATGGCTATTGCAACCATCGGAGCACTTTGCATCGGATTCTTCCCAGGATCAGATACAGAATTCCCGGAGGCAGTCTTTGTGATGCTCTTCTTTCAGGTGGGCGAACTCTTCGAAGGATATGCGGAAGGAAAGAGCCGCGACAGTATTTCGCATCTGATGAATATCCGACCGGATGTAGCGAATGTTGAAAGAAACGGAAAAGTAGAGTCGGTTTCGCCGGAAGACGTCAAGATAGGAGAAACTATCGTAATCCGTCCGGGAGAGAAAGTTCCATTGGATGGTACTGTTGTTGAGGGAAACTCAGCCTTGAATACCATTGCCCTGACAGGTGAGAGTATGCCACGGGATTTGAATGAAGGCGATACTATCATGTCCGGTTGCATCAACCTTTCAGGAGTAGTTCGTGTACGTACCACCAAGAGTTTTGGCGAGAGTACCGTATCCAAGATTATCTCTCTGGTAGAGAGTGCAGACAAGAACAAGTCGAAGAGCGAGGCTTTCATCACCCGTTTCGCCCGAGTCTATACTCCTATCGTTGTTTTCGCAGCCATTGCCCTGGCGGTTATTCCTCCATTCCTGGCAGCAACAGGAATCGTAGGTGAAGGAACCTTTGGCGAGAACTTCCCATTATGGCTCAACCGCGCCCTGATATTTCTGGTGGTTTCCTGCCCATGCGCCCTGGTCATCAGCGTGCCCCTCACCTTCTTTGGCGGCATCGGCGGAGCATCCCGGAACGGTATTCTCATCAAGGGCAGCAACTATATGGATGCTTTAGCCAAGGTGGGAACCGTTGTGTTCGACAAGACCGGAACTCTGACCCACGGAGAGTTTGCCGTGGCAGCTGTTCATGTTGATGATTCCTGCCCAGACCATTCATCCCACGATGCTGATAATATACATATTGGTGAATATTCTGACAAGGAGAAGATTCTGCTGCATTTGGCGGCTCATGCTGAACATTTCACTACCCACCCTATCGGCGCAGCCCTGCGTACTGCCTTTCCACAAGAAGCAACGGATGGCTGCGAGGTGACCGATGTAGAGGAGATTGCAGGACAGGGTATCCGTGCCAAAGTGAACGGCAAGGTGGTTTTCGTGGGCAACAAGAAGATGATGGAAAGCATCGGTGCCCAATGGCACGACTGCAACCAGGTGGGAACCATCATCCACGTCGCCATTGATGGCAAGTACGCGGGACATATTGTGATCAACGACACCCTTAAGGGAGGAAGCGCCCATGCCATCAGAGAGCTGAAAGAACTTGGAATAGAGAAAACGGTAATGCTGACGGGTGACCGCAGAGAAGTGGGAAAAGATGTTGCCCACAAACTGGGACTGGACGAGTGCCGCGCAGAACTGCTGCCAACCGATAAGGTTTCGCATGTAGAACAACTGCTGAAGACAAAACCAGCAGGCAAGACGCTCGCTTATGTAGGCGATGGCATCAACGATGCCCCTGTATTGAAGCGTGCCGATGTGGGCATTGCCATGGGTGGACTTGGAAGCGATGCAGCCATCGAAGCTGCCGATGTAGTACTGATGGATGATGACCCTAGAAAGATTGCCCTTGCCGTGAAGATAGCCAGAAGAACCATTCATATCGCTCACGAGAACGTGATATTTGCCATCGGAGTGAAGGTTGCCGTACTAATTCTCGCCACTATTGGTCTCGGCACCATGTGGATGGCTGTCTTTGCCGATGTAGGTGTTACGGTACTGGCCGTATTGAACGCCATGAGAAGTTTGGGTAAAAATCGTCTTTTTTATCGTTAA
- a CDS encoding DUF2971 domain-containing protein, with protein sequence MDNSETQEIFNSIKDKLRHWTSSVFNEFYGLQKLGSLYYYTDMNALVNGIIVPEPEVNREICLWATKWSHLNDSQENYIALDMLKDVFKNNLEVYYAFVSLSGDNHSISFSKEKDYLPMWSMYGAQGTGIMLEFDVSELLKIYGVRLMPCVYYDTEYFESVCKRFFGLEFGDEFEYMSNDKKTLAIAILTIMFVGTLKNSAFKYENEVRIVGIGTPYYDSKRREQFRVKNGVLVPYIKEYLPKSCLKSVWLGPTADKDLSLDALRSYLDSCNIEAEVNCSQIPYRG encoded by the coding sequence ATGGATAATTCTGAAACTCAGGAGATATTTAATAGTATTAAGGACAAGTTAAGGCATTGGACTTCCTCTGTCTTTAATGAGTTTTATGGGCTTCAAAAACTTGGTAGTCTGTATTATTATACAGATATGAATGCATTGGTTAATGGGATAATTGTACCAGAACCAGAGGTAAACCGTGAGATTTGTCTTTGGGCAACAAAGTGGTCACATCTAAATGACTCGCAAGAAAACTATATAGCTTTGGATATGTTGAAAGATGTGTTTAAGAATAATCTGGAAGTTTATTATGCTTTTGTATCATTGTCTGGAGATAATCATTCTATTAGCTTTTCAAAAGAAAAGGACTATTTGCCCATGTGGAGTATGTATGGTGCTCAGGGAACAGGCATTATGTTAGAGTTCGATGTTTCGGAATTGTTGAAAATATATGGTGTCAGATTAATGCCTTGTGTTTATTATGATACTGAATATTTTGAATCGGTGTGTAAAAGATTCTTTGGTTTGGAGTTTGGTGATGAATTTGAGTATATGTCTAATGATAAGAAGACGTTAGCGATAGCCATCTTGACAATAATGTTTGTCGGGACACTGAAAAATTCTGCTTTCAAATATGAGAATGAGGTTCGCATAGTAGGAATAGGGACTCCATATTATGATAGTAAAAGGAGGGAACAATTCCGAGTGAAAAATGGAGTCTTGGTTCCTTATATAAAGGAGTACTTGCCAAAATCATGTTTGAAATCAGTATGGCTCGGACCTACAGCAGATAAGGATTTGTCATTAGACGCTTTACGTTCCTATTTGGATAGTTGCAATATTGAAGCAGAAGTAAACTGTTCTCAAATTCCTTATAGAGGCTAG
- the pafA gene encoding alkaline phosphatase PafA, with amino-acid sequence MNKIIKLIFVLCCFCGIAQAQPQRPKLVVGIVIDQMRWDYLYRYYARYGEGGFKRMLGEGFSVENCKIPYIPSVTAIGHSSIWTGSVPSIHGIAGNNFVKDGKVVYCTADDTVNPVGSDSKAGKMSPRNLWVTTIGDELRLATNNRSKVIGVALKDRASILPAGHHANGAFWFDDKSGKFITSTFYMDKLPEWVNKFNKQKLPNKYLSKKWETLYPIDSYKESTSDDNNYENGIAEGEKAVLPLDLPTLYKKHGYKILRSTPFGCNLTFDIAKAAIEGENLGRNTDTDLLTISCSSTDYIGHQVGVNAIETEDCYLRLDKALADFFAYLDQTVGKGNYLTFLTADHGGVNNATFLQDQRIPAGIWNKKGLVDELNKSLKTKFNTDKDLVKTIMNYQVFFNTDIIEELGLDYAAIKQVVVDRLKKDKDVHYAFDMEKTSIESIPEELKFRAINGYNRERSGGVQIVLKPGHYDYYSSKGTTHGAWNPYDIHIPCLFMGWGIQHGESAQPHYMTDIAATVCAMLHIQAPNGCIGTPIF; translated from the coding sequence ATGAATAAGATTATCAAACTCATCTTCGTGCTCTGCTGCTTCTGCGGCATTGCACAGGCTCAGCCTCAACGCCCTAAACTCGTTGTAGGCATCGTTATCGACCAGATGCGATGGGATTATCTCTATCGCTACTACGCCCGCTACGGCGAAGGCGGATTCAAGAGAATGCTCGGAGAAGGTTTCAGCGTAGAAAACTGCAAGATTCCTTACATCCCTTCGGTTACAGCCATCGGCCACTCTTCTATCTGGACCGGTTCCGTTCCTTCCATCCACGGAATTGCAGGAAACAACTTCGTGAAAGATGGAAAAGTAGTGTATTGTACTGCCGACGATACCGTCAACCCTGTAGGTTCTGACAGCAAGGCTGGCAAGATGTCGCCTCGCAATCTGTGGGTAACAACCATCGGCGATGAACTCCGTCTGGCTACCAACAACCGCTCTAAGGTGATTGGTGTAGCCTTGAAAGACAGAGCATCCATCCTCCCTGCGGGCCATCACGCCAATGGCGCTTTCTGGTTTGATGACAAGTCGGGCAAGTTCATCACCAGTACTTTCTATATGGATAAGTTGCCTGAGTGGGTGAACAAGTTCAACAAGCAGAAACTCCCAAACAAGTATCTTTCCAAGAAATGGGAGACGCTCTATCCTATCGATTCCTATAAGGAGAGCACCAGCGATGACAACAACTACGAGAATGGAATCGCTGAGGGCGAGAAGGCGGTATTGCCACTCGACCTGCCTACTTTATATAAAAAGCATGGTTACAAGATTCTCCGCAGTACCCCATTCGGCTGCAACCTGACTTTCGATATTGCCAAGGCTGCCATTGAGGGAGAAAATCTGGGTAGAAACACAGATACTGATTTGCTGACCATCAGCTGCTCAAGCACCGATTACATCGGTCATCAGGTGGGCGTAAACGCTATCGAAACAGAGGATTGCTATCTCAGATTAGATAAGGCTTTGGCAGATTTCTTCGCTTATCTCGACCAGACCGTAGGCAAGGGAAATTATCTCACCTTCCTCACCGCCGACCATGGAGGCGTAAACAACGCTACCTTCCTGCAGGATCAACGAATCCCTGCCGGCATCTGGAACAAGAAGGGACTGGTAGACGAATTGAACAAGAGTCTGAAGACAAAGTTCAACACCGACAAGGACCTAGTAAAGACCATTATGAACTATCAGGTATTCTTCAATACAGACATCATCGAAGAACTCGGTCTGGATTACGCAGCCATCAAGCAGGTGGTAGTAGACAGACTGAAGAAAGACAAGGACGTGCACTATGCCTTCGACATGGAGAAGACCTCTATCGAGAGCATCCCTGAAGAGCTGAAGTTCCGCGCCATTAACGGTTATAACCGCGAGCGCAGCGGAGGTGTTCAGATTGTACTGAAACCAGGTCACTACGATTATTACAGCAGCAAGGGAACTACCCACGGAGCATGGAATCCATACGATATCCATATTCCTTGCCTGTTTATGGGTTGGGGCATCCAGCACGGCGAGAGTGCCCAGCCTCACTATATGACAGATATAGCCGCTACCGTTTGTGCGATGCTGCATATTCAGGCACCTAACGGCTGCATCGGCACACCGATATTCTAA
- a CDS encoding AlbA family DNA-binding domain-containing protein → MTKEELEKRINEIEWDDSEMKTAQNKLPNDVWETVSAFSNTSGGWIVFGVHQHGKNVDFKSDLVCSTVTYWFSDQANDQASDQASDQASEQVSEQVQILVNAIRENVYSMFDIQRRLNISSRRYVLVEMLTPAIEQGYVLRAYPDKPRHPKQRYYLSEKGLKLVK, encoded by the coding sequence ATGACAAAAGAAGAGCTTGAAAAGCGAATCAATGAGATAGAATGGGATGATTCCGAAATGAAGACAGCCCAGAATAAACTTCCTAATGATGTCTGGGAAACGGTATCTGCTTTCTCTAACACATCAGGAGGTTGGATTGTGTTTGGTGTTCACCAGCATGGTAAGAATGTTGATTTTAAAAGCGATTTGGTATGCTCTACCGTAACGTATTGGTTTAGTGACCAAGCTAATGACCAAGCTAGTGACCAAGCTAGTGACCAAGCTAGTGAACAAGTTAGTGAACAAGTTCAAATATTAGTAAATGCAATTCGAGAAAATGTGTATTCTATGTTTGATATACAGCGTAGGTTAAATATTTCTAGCAGAAGGTATGTATTGGTAGAAATGCTGACCCCTGCCATTGAGCAAGGATATGTTTTGCGAGCATACCCAGACAAACCTCGACACCCTAAGCAAAGATACTATCTAAGTGAAAAGGGGTTGAAGTTGGTAAAATGA
- a CDS encoding flavin reductase, which yields MEKINVKELNDNVFETIGKEWMLVCAGNKDHFNMMTASWGCLGWLWNKPVAVVFIRPERFTHGIIEENEFMTLSFLGHSEEARKIYNFCGSKSGRDLDKVKETGLIPVETDNGSIAFEQSRLTLECHKLYKDSMTAEKFLDKDLLQWYGAKGGFHDVYVVEITNAYKK from the coding sequence ATGGAAAAGATCAACGTAAAAGAACTGAATGACAACGTCTTCGAAACTATTGGTAAGGAGTGGATGCTGGTATGTGCCGGCAACAAGGATCATTTCAATATGATGACCGCCTCTTGGGGCTGTTTGGGATGGCTTTGGAACAAGCCGGTGGCTGTGGTCTTTATCCGTCCGGAGCGTTTCACCCACGGCATCATCGAGGAGAATGAATTCATGACCCTCTCTTTCCTCGGTCATAGCGAGGAGGCTCGAAAGATTTATAACTTCTGCGGCTCCAAGAGCGGACGCGATTTGGATAAGGTGAAGGAAACAGGACTGATTCCTGTAGAAACTGATAACGGCAGCATCGCCTTCGAGCAGTCACGACTCACCCTGGAATGCCACAAACTTTATAAGGACAGTATGACCGCCGAGAAGTTCCTCGACAAGGACCTGCTCCAGTGGTATGGTGCCAAGGGTGGATTCCATGATGTCTATGTTGTGGAGATTACCAATGCTTATAAAAAGTAA